Proteins encoded by one window of Lathyrus oleraceus cultivar Zhongwan6 chromosome 1, CAAS_Psat_ZW6_1.0, whole genome shotgun sequence:
- the LOC127103117 gene encoding uncharacterized protein LOC127103117: protein MEDFIETPTHSRIDSMMEHFVATQTLQNEEFRKQSLHTNLTLTQLNTVVESLVTHNEALETRISLLAQTPLGPFLEKHEDVVTITSERSTENSKESDNEEDSGEKRVEIEKDPPTPPEREVVEEVEKEALCVVPPPYKSPIPFPQRSVEVKVDPKFERYEELLENIHTNAPLFEILNKQRKLEDHETRELISIKRGKLDFEVVDEKIEPKHEKLSLRIEPEPPSQVQKDKLPR from the coding sequence atggaggatttcattgaGACGCCAACTCACTCTAGAATAGACTCTATGATGGAACACTTTGTGGCTACACAAACTCTTCAGAATGaagaatttagaaaacaaagtctcCATACCAATTTAACCCTTACGCAACTGAACACTGTGGTCGAGTCCCTCGTCACTCACAACGAGGCATTGGAGACTCGAATCTCCCTGCTTGCGCAGACACCTCTAGGACCATTCCTGGAGAAACATGAGGATGTTGTAACAATCACCAGTGAAAGATCTACCGAAAATTCTAAGGAGAGTGATAATGAGGAGGATTCAGGTGAGAAAAGAGTAGAGATTGAGAAAGATCCACCGACACCACCCGAAAGGGAGGTTGTCGAAGAGGTAGAGAAGGAAGCATTATGTGTTGTTCCTCCTCCCTATAAATCACCAATTCCTTTCCCGCAAAGGTCTGTGGAAGTTAAGGTAGACCCTAAATTCGAAAGGTATGAGGAGCTATTGgaaaatatccacaccaatgcacCTTTATTTGAGATCCTGAATAAGCAGAGAAAATTAGAAGACCATGAAACTAGGGAACTCATTAGTATTAAAAGGGGAAAGTTAGACTTTGAAGTGGTGGATGAAAAAATTGAACCCAAACATGAAAAGTTATCTCTCAGGATAGAGCCAGAACCACCATCACAAGTTCAGAAGGATAAACTACCTCGctga